Below is a genomic region from Echinicola rosea.
GTTTTATTACCGTTTGCACTGGGGCTTTTGCTGCACACAAAGCTGAAGAAGTGGGCTTCTCATCATGGATCATCTCTTAAGAAATTTGACCAAGGGGTCATCCTGATGATTGTCTTTACCTCCTTCTCCAATGCTTTTTTTGACCGGATGTTCGATGGGATTTCTACCAATGCCCTTATGTTTCTTGGCCTTGGGATGACGGCCTTGTTTTTGATGATCGTTGCCGTGATGGATTTTGTGGCCTATGCCTGGGGAATGGCAATGGAGGATAGGATTGCCCTGGTTTTTTGTGGCTCCAAAAAATCATTGGTGCATGGTGCCATTATCGGGAGTGTGCTGTTTCCGGACCCAGCCGTTCTAGGGGCAGTTATGCTGCCTTTAATGATTTACCATGCACTTCAATTGCTTATGGGAAGTGCGTTGGCGGGCTATTTTAAGGAGCGTGTGGAATACGTTTCGGAGACATAATGGGATTATCCATTAGGATCGATCATGTTTTATTTGATACTGCATGGGACTAATGCCAAACTCAGCCTTGAAGGTCCTTGATAAGTAGGACAGGTTTCTGAATCCGACCTGGTAAACAATTTCACTTACATTTATAATCTTTTCCAATGAGTAATTTTCTGTTCTGCGCCTTAAGGTATTTGACGTTAAGAAATCAAAAAAGTGGGCTGGAAAAGGCGCAGGCTTTCCTGCCTGGCGGCCTAGGCAGGCAGGACGTGAATCAGCACAAAAAATTCGTTTCCTGCTCAAACGGAGGAGTTTACCTGCGCGAGTACTGGCTTTGATTGTAGCCGAAATCGCTCACCGCAGCGTGGTTTTCGACCAATACGGAGATATTCGATGTCCATTCGATCATCTTCCCGTAGCCTCGAAGCTTTTTTTAATGACATGAAAAAGATGATGCCATATACTTACATCCTTAGAGATGAGGTTGTATGATCCACTATTGGTAGCGCCAGGTTTGATGAACGATAGATTAAACCCGCATTCAATGCCGTTTAGTTAAGGGGATTTCGTTCTTTTCATATACCAAAAAGTCCTTTTTTTGATTGACTTTGGTTGGGGAAACCTGATCATCCTGGTGGATTTTATCCTTTTCCTTTTTTCCATTGATGAAAAAAGAAAGAAAAAAATCCAGGCCGGTGGTATGCCTTTTAAAGTGGGACATGGATTTACCCTGCGACGTGGATCCGTCACCCATTTTAATTTCCACCCGATGGCTACGGCCTAAAAGTGAGTGGGTCTCGCTGTTCCACGACGCGAGCCAACTCACTTTCTTAACGGCCTCCACCATCGGCTGGAAAACAGGCATACCAAGGGCCGTAATAAGGAAGCGATACCTTTTTGGGACTTATTAACCTCAGTTCGATTTTAAAATCGTCACTGCGAGGCTTAGAGGGAGATATGAGGGGTGGAAGCCGTGGCAGTCTCAGTATTTCAGGATTGCCACCCCCTTTTCCAACCCACATCCTCCTTAAAAGGGTTCGTATGACGATTTTAATACAAAAATTAAGTCGAGCTCAGGTTATTAACTGAATCCGCCTTGCAGGTATTGGGCGTTAAGAAATTAAATAGCGGGTGGGCAAAAAGGCAGGCTTGTTTGACGAAGTGCTGCCCAAATGTTGGCAGCTAAAGAAGGTTTACCTGGCTTTAGATAGGCCTGCTTGGCTTTAGACAGGAGGAGTTTGCCTGCATGAGGGGAGCCTTTAATTTTAGCCCAATAGCTGCACACCTGTGCGCCGTGGCGTAGCGGCGGGGTTTTTTGGTTACTTTGTGTGTCCTGAAGTTCGGGAAACCGGACATGCTATCCAACTGATGTCGAATAGGGCGTTACAACCCTTGGCACGACGGCTGGGACTGGATCAGGCAGACCAGTCAAATTCCCCTGATGGTGCTGCGCTTTCAAGGCTGTGGTACTGAGCGATCAGAAGGGATGCGTTTCGAAAAGCTGAACGAAAGTGAACCGTTCGATGAAGTGTCGTGAAAAATACTTCCTGTCAAAACCGGGGGCTAGAGTAACTTCCGGGACAAAATAGGCAGCGCAGACTGAGAGTTGGCCTATTGGCAGGCGGCATTAAGGCGGCAGGAGTTCGAAACAGGCGGTTGGATGGAACAGGAGAACCATCCCCTTTATTAGGGATGGGGCGGATCAGTCCGTAGTAGTGTTGAAAGCTCTGGAAACGGAGAAAGAGCGAAGGGACTGAGGCAATCAGTTTTAAATGGTTACACAACCTAAAATTAGGGAAGATGGAGTTGTTTGAAACAAAATCTGGAACATCAGATTTGATTGTCAAGAGCCGTATGACGGGAGACTGTCACGTACGGTTCTGAGAGAGGCTTGGGCATAGGGCCCAGGCCTACTCGACTTTGACCTGCAGCAAAAAAGTGACAAAGGTAAAGAGATGAAAACCATCTTGGAATTTAGCAGAAAAACAATAGAACCAACATTTCCAGGTACATACTAACTAAACGGCATTGAACCCGCTTTATGCATTAGGAATCGTTATGAGAGCTGAAACTACAAGAAAATCAGGCTGTTTGGAGATTGAATCATAGCATCGCTATGGTGAAATCAAAAACAGCAGCGAAGCGATTGATTTTGAAGTAGTTTTAGGTCGCAATAGATAGGCTAATGTATAATGCGGGTTAAAGCAGTAGGGTCTTGAGGTCTGCCACACTTTCAAGAATATAATCAGGATTTGCAGTTTTTAGTTGGGCGGTGTTTTGGGCTCCAGTCAATACGCCAACAGTAAGGCCGCATTTTGCATTTTTACCTTCTTCTATGTCGATAGTGGAGTCACCTGCCTTTAGTACTTCCTGAGGATCTGAAATGGAACAGATTTCCATAGCTTTAAGGATCATATCAGGCCCTGGCCTGCCGTTGGTTACATCATCTGCAGTTACAAGTCCATCCATGTCAGGTCCGATTTGCCAGTTGAGTTTGGTAAGAAGGGAACATGCAGTTTTTTTATCATAACCGGTGTTTAGGACCACCGCAGTCCCTGCATGTCGAAGGGCTTCCATAGTTTCCTTGACTCCCGGAAATGTTTTGACATTCATCTGTTCATAGGCAAGCTTTAGCTCGGCTTTGAAATTGGCGAAAGCGCTGGCCGCAGTTTCGGTGACATTACCGATATGGGTGCAGGCCATTAGCACATCGGTAATGGCTTGATGTTTTTCCTTTCCCGCACCATGCAGCATGACTTCTTCCAAAGGGATATTGAACCCTTTATCATTGATTACCTTTTGGACGGTTTTGTACACTACATTATCTTCGTCCACGGTGGTTCCTGCCATGTCGAGGACCACAAGCCTGATGTTTTTCATGTTGTTAAGTTAAATAAATTCTGAATGTTTTCTTTGGCATATCCTGCGCTTCCGGTCATGCCTTTTCCACCTATGCCTGTCACAATGTGGATATGGTCATTGATGGTAGTTTGGAACAAGTCTTTTGTCTTGCATTGAGAATACATTCCGTACCATCGATGTGCAATTTCGTAGTTTGGTAAGCGAAAGATTTCCTTTGCCTTCCGGACCATGTAATCGTCGATTTCCATGTCCAGATCGTAGCCAAGGTCGTCAATGTCCTTTGCCTCGGCATATTGGTGGCTGTCTCCGAGGATAACCGAGCCGTCTTTGGCCTGTTTGAAAAGAATGTGGATGCCCCATTTTTTTTCTGGGGAGTCTTGAGCTTCTCGGCTTTTGATGACCGAAAAGGAAGGACATTCGCTGAAAGCTTCGTATCTCCGAATGGAAAGTCCCGTAAGGACAGATCCGGGGAGAGAGTATCCAGTGCCTTGCGGTTTGGTCTGCATCATTTGGAGCTTTGAAACCTGCAGGTCACTCTGGGCAAAAAGTGCTGGGTAGAGGATTTTAAACTCCCTTCCATTACAAATGATCACTTTGGAGCCTTTTAGGGTTGAGCCGCAGGCTGTGTCCACGTTGACTGTATTACCGGTATGCTCGCAGGATTTTACGGTTTTACCGGTGTGGATTTCAAGGTTTTTTTCGGTTTTTAAAAAATCCAACAGGCGGTGGATCATTATTCGAGGCTCTACGGTCACTTCATCAGGAAAATACAGTCCCCCTTTTGCATAACTGCTTTTTAGCCCGGGGTAGTGGTGAAGACAAGTCTGTTTGGTCAGCATTTCAGAAGTATAGCCATTTTGGATATTGATGTCATGGAGTTCTTCGATGAGTTGCATCTCTTCTTCATCAGAGGCAAGGTAGATCGTTCCGTTTTGGCGTACGGAAATATCAAACTGGGTTTGAAGGTTTTTATAAATACTCAGGCTTTCACGGCCATAATTTTGCCATTTGGAATTCATGCCCGAAGGGACTACCTGTCCGAAATTTCGGGTAGTGGCATCCTGTGGTGCCTTGTCCTTTTCGATCAAAGCCACCTTTAGGCCAGCTTCCAAGGCATGGTAAGCATGAAAAGT
It encodes:
- a CDS encoding TIGR03364 family FAD-dependent oxidoreductase; translated protein: MFDLIVIGGGVLGTFHAYHALEAGLKVALIEKDKAPQDATTRNFGQVVPSGMNSKWQNYGRESLSIYKNLQTQFDISVRQNGTIYLASDEEEMQLIEELHDINIQNGYTSEMLTKQTCLHHYPGLKSSYAKGGLYFPDEVTVEPRIMIHRLLDFLKTEKNLEIHTGKTVKSCEHTGNTVNVDTACGSTLKGSKVIICNGREFKILYPALFAQSDLQVSKLQMMQTKPQGTGYSLPGSVLTGLSIRRYEAFSECPSFSVIKSREAQDSPEKKWGIHILFKQAKDGSVILGDSHQYAEAKDIDDLGYDLDMEIDDYMVRKAKEIFRLPNYEIAHRWYGMYSQCKTKDLFQTTINDHIHIVTGIGGKGMTGSAGYAKENIQNLFNLTT
- a CDS encoding AraC family transcriptional regulator codes for the protein MSRKRIFCADSRPACLGRQAGKPAPFPAHFFDFLTSNTLRRRTENYSLEKIINVSEIVYQVGFRNLSYLSRTFKAEFGISPMQYQIKHDRS
- a CDS encoding phosphonatase-like hydrolase; its protein translation is MKNIRLVVLDMAGTTVDEDNVVYKTVQKVINDKGFNIPLEEVMLHGAGKEKHQAITDVLMACTHIGNVTETAASAFANFKAELKLAYEQMNVKTFPGVKETMEALRHAGTAVVLNTGYDKKTACSLLTKLNWQIGPDMDGLVTADDVTNGRPGPDMILKAMEICSISDPQEVLKAGDSTIDIEEGKNAKCGLTVGVLTGAQNTAQLKTANPDYILESVADLKTLLL